A window of Cryptomeria japonica chromosome 3, Sugi_1.0, whole genome shotgun sequence contains these coding sequences:
- the LOC131064455 gene encoding peroxidase 3, giving the protein MENKSSVMVGLIAIICILGPSTGQGLKLGFYSTTCPKAEEIVLDVAKKHISLAPELAAALIRMHFHDCFVRGCDGSVLLNSSNGTAEKDAIPNQTLRGFSLIDKAKAAIEKQCPGVVSCADILALIARDAHLIAHGEPYWNVPTGRRDGRISNSSEVLANIPSPTFNFSQLSTSFASKGLNNKDLVLLSGTHTIGIAHCGPPFSNRLYNFSGKGDSDPSMDKKYVANLKKNKCKTPSDNTTIIEMDPGSFRTFDLSYYQRVKQRRGLFQSDAALLTDSASKSYIENQLLKSKNEFFTEFAKSMEKMGQIGVLTGSAGEIRRQCSLVN; this is encoded by the exons ATGGAGAACAAGAGTAGTGTGATGGTTGgtttgattgctatcatatgtatTTTGGGCCCAAGTACTGGACAAGGACTGAAGCTGGGTTTCTACAGCACAACCTGCCCAAAAGCTGAAGAGATTGTACTAGATGTTGCCAAAAAGCACATATCCTTGGCTCCAGAACTGGCGGCTGCTCTTATCAGGATGCATTTCCATGACTGCTTTGTTCGG GGATGTGATGGGTCTGTGCTGTTGAATTCGAGTAATGGCACTGCTGAAAAGGATGCAATACCGAACCAGACATTGAGGGGATTCAGCTTGATAGACAAAGCAAAGGCTGCAATAGAAAAGCAGTGTCCTGGAGTTGTTTCATGTGCTGACATTCTCGCATTGATTGCACGAGATGCTCATTTGATTGCA CATGGAGAACCATACTGGAATGTTCCAACTGGACGTAGAGATGGGCGCATATCAAATTCCTCTGAAGTTTTGGCAAATATTCCATCTCCTACATTCAACTTCTCCCAGCTGAGTACTTCCTTTGCCAGCAAGGGCCTCAATAACAAGGACCTCGTTCTTCTATCAG GTACCCATACTATTGGAATTGCCCACTGTGGCCCTCCTTTCAGCAACCGCCTTTACAACTTCAGTGGCAAGGGAGATAGTGATCCTTCCATGGACAAGAAGTATGTAGCCAACCTAAAGAAGAACAAGTGCAAGACCCCTTCTGACAATACAACCATAATTGAAATGGATCCAGGGAGCTTCAGAACATTTGACCTCAGTTACTACCAAAGGGTGAAGCAAAGAAGAGGGCTTTTCCAATCAGATGCTGCACTGCTTACAGACTCTGCTTCCAAATCATATATTGAAAATCAACTTCTGAAATCCAAGAATGAGTTTTTCACCGAGTTTGCAAAATCTATGGAAAAGATGGGACAGATTGGTGTGCTGACTGGCAGTGCAGGAGAGATCCGACGACAGTGCTCTTTAGTGAACTAA